From Solibacillus sp. FSL W7-1464:
AAGTTTAATGAGCGTTACCCGGATATCGAAGTGGAATATATGACAATGGGTGCACAGCAGATTTTAGAGCGTGTGCGTGGTGAAAAAGCCAATCCGCAAGGTGATTTCTGGTGGGGCGGTACACAGTCAGCGATGATGGTTGCCGCAAATGAAGATTTACTTTTACAGTGGGATCCTTCATTTGTCGATTCCATTGACCCTCTTCACAAAGATGAAGAAAATCGCTGGGTCGGTGAAATGCTGTTACCTGAAGTCATTATGATTAACAGTGATGTCATGTCACCGGAAGAAGGTCCACAGGATTGGGATGATTTACTTGATCCGAAGTGGAAAGATGAAATTTTAATTCGCGGAGTTCTTGCTTCGGGAACGATGCGCACAATCTATTCTTCTATGATTTTCCGTCAGGGTGCCGATGATCCGTCAAAAGGCTATGACTGGCTGATGCAACTTGATGCGAATACGAAAGAATATACACAGGATCCTAACGCATTGTATTTAAAACTGGCACGCCAGGAAGGTTCAATTTCTTTATGGAACCTGCAAGATATTTTACTGAAAAAGCATACAACGGATTACACGTTTGATTTTATTTATCCGGAAAGCGGTGCACCGATCTTAGTCGATGCAGTAGGTATCGTAAACAATGCTAAAAATGAAGCGAACGCTAAATTATTTATGGAATTCCTGTTCGATCAGGAGACAATGGTAGAGCTTTCTAAAGAGTATTACCAAATTCCAACACGTACGGATATTGCGGCGGATGCAATGCCGGACTGGTATAAAGACTTGGATTTAAAACCATTGGATATCGATTGGCAAGTAATGGCCGATAAAGAAGCGGAATGGATGGAGTATTGGGATACAAATATTAAAGGAAAAGGCAAATAGTAGTTATATGACAGACCTCTGAATCAAGAGGTCTTTCTTTTCCTAATTTGTCGGTATGAAGGGAGTTGGATTGGATGAAAGCTGTTCGTATTAACGACGTTTCAAAAAAATTCGGTGATGTCGTGAGCGTCAAAGATTTAGAGCTGGATATAAAATCGGGTGAATTTTTTACATTTCTAGGTCCGAGTGGGTGTGGCAAAACAACAACATTACGGATGATTGCCGGATTTTACTACCCTTCTCAAGGTAAAATTTACTTTGACAATCAGGATGTCACAACATTGCAGCCTAATAAACGGAATATTGGAATGGTGTTTCAAAACTATGCACTCTTCCCGCATATGACAGTCAATGAAAATATTGCATTCGGTCTGGAGATCCGGAAATATGATAGAAAAACGATCAAAGAAAAGGTTGACCGGATACGCGAGCTTGTTCATCTAGGTCCATATGGCTCACGCAAAATCAATGAATTATCGGGTGGTCAGCAGCAGCGTGTTGCTTTGGCACGTGCGCTTGTCATTGAACCTGACATTTTGCTTCTGGATGAGCCATTATCCAATTTGGATGCAAAATTACGTGAGGAAACGCGGATTGAAATCAAACGGATTCAGTCGGAACTGGGTGTGACGACAATTTACGTTACCCATGACCAGACTGAGGCGATGGCAATGTCCGACCGGATTATGGTAATGGAGCATGGCGTCGTCAAACAAATCGGTACGCCACAGGAAATTTACCATCGGCCAAACAACCGCTTTGTCGCTACTTTTATCGGAGAGACAAACTTGCTTACGATGAAAGTAAAATCGATTGAAGACAATATGATTACCGTTACAAATGATAAAGGACTTGAACTGCAAGGCCTGACAGAAAACTTGGCAGCGGGTCTTCAAGTAGCAATCGGAGACGAAATTTATGTATCCGTCCGTCCTGAAGCATTTGAAAGCGGTCCTGGTGAAAACACCGTTACAGGTATCGTCGAGCTGATCGAATTTACCGGAATCAGCGTAAATTACTTTATCAAATGGAATGATACTACATTAAAAGCAATGATTATTAGTCGGGGTACTGCAATACTGCAAGCTGGCGATATGATTGAACTACATATCCCGAAACAAAATATTTATTTCCTAGGAGAATAAGAGAGGAGGCACACAATGAGCAAAAAATCCGTTGACACATACGAAGCGAGTTGGTGGTCTCGTCTTACACAATCACGCTATTTTGTCTATATTCTTATCTCCCCGCTGTTTTTAATATTGTTTGCCTATGTTATTTATCCATTTTACTCAACGTTTATTCAGAGTTTTGCCGGAGACAATCAGCTGGCAAACTATCAGAAGTTTTTCAGTTTAGAAAGTACAGCCAATCTGGAGGCACTTTGGAACAGCTTTTATATATCGATCATCAGTGTCATCTGCTGTGCTGTTGTCGGGGTCATGATGGCCTTTTTACTGGAACGCTATGACTTTCCGGGTCGCCGTCTTCTCTCTGTTTTAGTACTTGTCCCGATGGCATTGCCCCCCTTGGTCGGAGTTTTATCCTTTACATTTTTATATGGTGAAAGCGGCATCTTCCCGCGCTTATTCCAGCAGATGTTTCAATTGGAAGATGTTCCGTTTGCATTAAAAGGGATTTGGGGTGTCATTGTTGTTCATACGTTTACGATGTATACGTACTTCTATTTGACCGCTTCTGCAGCTATTAAAGGGCTTGATCCTTCTTTGGAAGAAGCCGCAACCAGCCTGGGAGCAAGCAGGATACGCGTTTGGCGGAAGATTATTTTGCCGATGCTTACCCCATCTTTAATCGCATCTTCCCTCCTCGTTTTCATGGTGTCGATGGCATCCTATACAGCGCCACTCATGTTCGGGGTTGAACGTACAATGACGATGCAAATTTATTTATCACGGACAAACGGCAATTTGGATATGGCGGCAACGCAGTCGACCATTTTATCATTCGTGTCCATTACCTTTTTGCTTATTATGCGCTGGTATCAAAACCGACGTAACTATCAGAATTTAAGTAAAGGGATCAGTGTTCACCGTTCGGAAGTGAGCTCGAAGCCTTTGAAGTATTTAGCGGTTACACTTTCCTTCATCGGAACGCTAATTTTAATCTTGCCGATTTTAGTGCTGATTTTAATTTCATTTTCAAAAGACGGTGCCTGGACAATTCAGATTCTGCCGACCGAATATACGCTTGATCATTATAAAGCGCTATTTACGGATGAACGCACATGGCGGCCAATTTGGAACTCGCTGCAAATGGGCTTCATCGCAACAGTCGGCAATATTATATTCGGTGTTGCTGCTGCTTATGCGATGGTCAGACTTAGCTTCAAAGGAAAAACAGCACTCGATATTCTAATTACGATCCCGTGGGCATTGCCGGGTACAGTTGTAGCTGTTAACTTAATCGCTGCGTTTTCCACGGAAAGCGTATTTACATTCAATCAAGTATTGATCGGTTCATTCTGGATTTTACCGCTTGCGTATTTTATCCGGCATTTGCCGCTTGTCTTCAGGTCAACATCCGCGTCCCTCATGCAGTTGGATCAGTCCGTGGAAGAGGCTTCGCGAAGTTTAGGGGCCTCGTGGTGGTATACATTCAGAAGAATTGTCATCCCGCTTACTTTATCTGGCGTTCTAGCCGGGACATTGCTCGCTTTTGTGCAAAGTATCGGGGAGTTCGTCGCATCGATTTTGATTTATAATACATCAACGATTCCTCTGTCGGTTGCCATATTCCAGAAGCTGTATGCCTTCAAGTTCGGTACAGCATGCGCATATGGTGTGCTGCAGATCATTTTAATCCTCATTGTCCTGATCATTTCAGAACGTTTATCAAAAGGCTCTGCAGGGAGCGCTATTTAACGCAAAAAAAGTAAAAGCAGAAAAACTGCTTTTACTTTTTTGCGTTATAGCTCTTTTACCATCCATACTTGATCATAGTAGCTGCCTTCAACCTTCAGGGCACGCTCTTCCTTTGCAAATCGCTTAAATCCTAGTGATTCGTAAAGAGAGATTGCCTGTTCATTTGTAGACTCGACAGTTAAATGCAGCTGTTCAAGACCATCATTTTCTCTTAATAGGCGCAACAGTTCTTCTATCATATCCCGCGCTACGCCTTTTCCTCTGGATTCAGGCATAACATAGAGTCCGACAAGAACACCTTTATGATTCAGTTTTGCACCCGTTTCTCTTTTAAATGTCGCAATTCCGATCAGCTCGTTCTCTTCAAATGCCCCAAGCGTAAATATATCGGCTTGCGGACGAAGACGCTGTTCAATTTCCGGGACCGTATAATTGTTCTCATGTTCAAAAGACGAGCTAAATGATGTTGGAGAATGTAAAAGCCCGTGTAATCTAACGTGTTTATATTGTTCTGCATCTTTATAACCTAATATTCGAATGTTCATCTTTTCACCTCATAACATTGCGTTCTATAATCTATACCCGGTTTCTTAATCTTTTACACTATTTCTCTATTATCACTAACTCTATTTCGCTACGTAATTGCGCTGGCGTATCTGCATAAACCCCAATATACTTTGCCTTTTTTTCAAATCCGCCTACTATTTGAATTGTCTGCAATTCTTTCAACTCAAGAATAAAATCGGGCTGTTCCTCTGTATTGCCTAACACTTTAAAATGATAAATCTTTTCATCTTGTAGGGACGTATGCAGTTGCGAAATATTTTTCAGCTCAATTTTTGTTTGTTTCAATAAGCCGTTGGAAAGATATAAATTTCCGTTTTCAATACGGACTGGATTTAGTACTAATGCACGCGAATCTGCCAGCAAGAATAGTAGTCCATAAAGTGAAAGAACTGAATGGCCCCAAGCCAGAATCGGCATACGGTCATGGAAAAACCAATGGAACGCGATCGCTTCAAATAATGCCGCATGGAAAATCATAAATAGCACAGGTACATACATCGTATTTTTATGAACGGTATATCCGTCCGGCTGTTTTTTCTTCCAGCTGCAAAACGCATAATAAAAAACAAGTATCTCCTGGCAAAGTATTCTCATTAATACGTTATCTTTCACTTTCTCTGCTACAATGCGAGGAAATGCGAAAATAAGTTGCTCCTGCTCTAATTTGACCGCCCGAATGATGCTCGGTAAATATTTTATGAAAACAAATAAAATGATTAATTCTACAAAAACCAATCCAACTTCTACAGCGATTGCAGAAAAAGTTATAAAACGAAAAGGCTCCATCAATCCATTAGGGATGACTAATCGAGCAAATAAAATACCCGCTGCCACAAAGACAACAAAATTTTTGACAGCCCATTTTCGTTTTTGCAGCAAAAGAAGCGCAGGTGCCACCACTGCACAGTCAATTAGCGAACCGATGACCATTCCGCGGGCTTGCTCCTCTGAAAGTGCGGAAACAAACGACAACTGATAAACAACCATATTGACCAGTAAAATGACACTAGCGATCAGGAACCATTTATAATCAACCACTCTTTGAAAAACCATCGCAATCCCCTTCCTTTCACGTATTGCATACATTTCCATAATACTTCCATTATAAACGATTGTTCCCATTCCATCCTCTATAAAAAAGCGCAGAAGTTCAGGAAACTTCTGCGCAGTAATTATTCTATTTATCCGTATTCACGAGCATGTCCTTCATCAGTTCACGGTTGCGTTTTTCGAATACTTCATTATGCGAAGAAACTTTTGCGTACTGATCTGCTGCCGGTTCAAGGCTAATTTTGATGGCGTTGATCGCATTGACCGCATCCTGGAATGTTCCGGTAATTAAATATACTTTGTTATCATATTTGGAAATATCGCCAACAGCATAAATCCCGTCAACCGATGTCAGCCCTTTCCCGTCCGTCAAATAATAATAGTCATAGTCCTGATCTTTTTCCGGAGCAAGTGCCGCATCAAAAGAAAATGAAGAATCCCGGTCATAGCCGTGGTTTACAAGGACATCATCCACCACGATTTCCGATGTTTCCTTTGTTACGACGTTTTCCAAAATGACTTCTTCTATTTTCGTCTTCGTTTCGTTCGCTACAAGTGTTTTAATCTGAGTATTTGTAATGATCGGGACGCCATTATCCTGTAAATGCCGGATTTGCGCTTCGTGCGCAGACAGCTTTTCGCCTCTGTAAATGACGGTAATCTGTTTGGCAATACCAATCAGATCCTTTGCCCAGTCAATCGCCGAGTTGCCGCCGCCTGAAATTAGCAGTGACTTGTCCTTAAAGCTTTGAATGCCTCGAATTGTATAATGCAAGTTCGATACTTCATACTTTTCCGCACCTTCAATATGCAATTTAATCGGGCTAATAATGCCTCCGCCTACTGCCACGATCACTTTTTTCGAATAGTGTTTTTCGCCTGAACCTGTCTCAATCACAAATAAATCTTCTTTTTTTGTGATGAAATCGACTTTTGTATTTAGACATACGGTTGGCTTAAATGTCAGTCCCTGTTTGATGAGATTTTCAATAACCTGCTGCGCGGGTGTTGGAGGCATACCGCCGATATCCCAAATGATTTTTTCAGGATAAACGTGAAGCTTCCCGCCGAGCGTCGGCTGAAATTCAATAATTTTCGTTTTTAATTCTCTCAACCCTGCATAGAACGCACTGTATAATCCGCTAGGACCACCGCCAATTATCGTTACATCATAAATATCGTTCATTCGAAACACTCCATTCATTTCATTTATCGGGCAATTACGCTTTTCGCGAAATTACAGCCGGATTCCATTGACTAAGTTGCAGCTAAACGAGCATTCCGGATTTCGAATGATGTCTTCCGATTGGTACAACAGAAGGCGAATCCGAAACAGGATCTTGAGTGACAACACAGTTTAAATTAAATATCTCTTTGATCAATTCACTCGTAATTACGTTTGCTGGTGTTCCCTCCGAAACAAGTCGACCTTTATATAAAGCAAAAATATAGTCGGCATAGCGGGCGGATAAATTAATATCATGGAGCACCATCACAATTGTCGTGCCGTGCTTACGATTTAAATCCGTCAATAAGTCCAAAATCTCCACTTGGTACGTAATATCCAAGTATGTAGTCGGTTCGTCCAAAAACAAGATGTCGGTTTGCTGTGCAAGTGCCATGGCAATCCATACACGTTGTCTTTGCCCTCCTGACAGCTCATCGATATGACTGTCGGCAAGTTCCGTTATGTTCATCATTTCCATCGCTTCTGCTACCGCTTCATAATCCTCAGTTGACCAGCCTTTTAAAAAGCTCTGATGTGGAAACCGGCCCCTGCCAACTAAGTCAGCAACTGTGATGCCTTCAGGTACGATCGGTGATTGTGGAAGAAGTCCTAAAACACGTGCAAGCTGCTTCGGCGGGATTTTGTTAATCGATTTATCATCCAACAATACTTGGCCGGAGATTGGCTTGATTAATCGTGCCATCGTTTTTAAGAGTGTCGATTTTCCACAGCCATTCGAACCGATAATAATGCTGATTTTATTGCTTGGAATCGCTAGACTAACACCTTGTAAAATCGCTTTGTTGTCATAGCCTGCAACAAGATTTTCCGTTTGGAATGTATGTGTCGATTTCATCATAAATCTCCTTTCCGATTAATACGGATTAATAAATAAATTAAGTATGGTGCACCGATTATCCCTGTAATGACCCCTACTGGATAGCGTGTCTCAAAAGCAAACTGTCCGATAAGATCTGCCGCCAATACTAAAATGACCCCGATTAAACCTGCAGGAATAAGACCTGAAAATCCGACACCTACTAATTTTTTTGCGATGGGACCTGCCAAAAAGGAAATAAAGGCAATCGGACCGGTTGCAGCAGTCGCCAATGCAATCATGAGCACCGACGTAATAATAAGGATGACTCTCGTTTGATTTGTATTGATGCCTAGAGATGTTGCCGCCTGTTCACCAAGTTCCAGCATTTCCAGACGCTTTGCAAAATACATTAAAATCGGAGTGCAAATACACACGATAAGAATTAGCGGGTATAAGTTCGTTAATTTTGCACCGTTTAAACTACCGCTCAGCCATCTCATTGCAGCCGGAATATCATGTGTATCCCCGATGAGCATTAAATAGTTGATAAAGGCCGTCAGCATCGCCTGAATGCCGATACCGATTAAAATAAGTCGACCAATCGAAAAGGATGTGCCTTTTGCCAGCAGATAGATAAAGATAGCTGTTGCAAGACCTCCGATTACAGCAGCGATGGATACGACCGTATTGCTTGCATTTAATACAATGATGCAAAATACAGCTGCCGCACTTGAACCTGTTGTAATTCCGATTACATTTGGATTTGCAAGCGGGTTGCGCAGCATCGTCTGGAAAATATAGCCCCCGACACCAAATGCAAAGCCTGCAAACAAACCGGCCACCATTCTTGGAAAACGAATTGTATTTACCGCAAAGGATGCTCCCTTCACTTGTTCACCTAATAAAACCTTTATGACATCCTGTACCGGATAAATCGTGTTGCCGAGCATAAGCATCAAACCGCAAAGTACTAGCGAAATGATGGCCATCAAGGAAGTCATCAGTATAAACCGGCGTTTTCTTTTTAATCTTGACGTCTTAATCATCTTCATCGTTTCATTCATCATATTGCACGCATTTTCGCTTTCATCGTAATTAAAATTAAAATCGGCGCACCTATAAAGGCCGTGACAATTCCAACTTCGAGCTCACTTGGACTGCCAAGAACCCTACCGATCACATCGGAAAAGGTTAAAATAATCGCCCCCGACAATGCTGACATCGGGATAATATAACGTAGATCAGGACCGACTACGAGACGTACGATATGTGTAGCTAATAAACCAATAAAGCCGATTGGACCTGCCAATGCCGTTGCAGCACCACATAATAATACGCCACCTAATGCCGCTGCAATTCTTACAGTACCTGTGCGTACACCCAGCCCTGTCGCAACATCATCACCTAATGCCATCGCATTTAATGCCGGAGCTGTAATGAAGGCAATAAATAGTCCTACTGCTATAAAAGGAATAAATAACGTAATTGTATCCCAGCTGCCGGAACCGACACTTCCGACCTGCCAAAATCTGAACTGATCCATAACATTCGTTCTTGGTATCATGATCGCCACGACAAGTGATGATAAAATTGCACTCGTAGCTGCACCTGCCAACACGAGCTTTAATGGCGTCGCGCCACCTTTCCCCATTGAACCAATCCCGAATACAAAAATAGCGGTAATAAAAGCTCCCGCTATCGCAAGCCAAATATACTGATTTGCTGAACTGATATTCAAAAAGGCAATGCCGCAAACGACGAAAAGGGATGCCCCTGTATTGACACCTAATATACTTGGATCGGCAATCGGGTTTCGTGTCACCGATTGCATAAGCGCTCCGGAAACACCTAATGCTGCGCCGCATAGTAAACAGAAAATCGTTCTTACTACACGCTGCCTTACGACGTTCGCTTCATGAGACTGAGCCTCTGAATGGAATAACCCATTCAGAAGATCTGTCCAGCCTATCATCCGCGAACCAAATACAAGTGATGCTAGTATACATAGCCCGAGTAAAATTATCAAAAGTAATAATACTTTGATAAAATTTCGCGGCATCATAATTTGCTTCTTTTCTAAAACGGATGTACTTTTCATATTATTTTATCTTTTTCGCAACTTCCGAAATTAAAGTTACATACTCGTCGATTGTATATTGAATTGACAGCGGGTTCGGATTTCCTGCAGCAGCAAGTGGTGTGTTGTCAGGAATGATTAAAACCGTGCCATTTTTGATTGCAGGTACTTTACCTAAAATCGGATCTGCCTGAAGTGCTGCTAATGTGTTGTCATCACCATATGCAATCAGAATATCAGCATCGTTTAAAGCATCTGCATTTTCTGCACTTAATTCGATGTAGAAGCTGCTTTCATCCTGAACTTGCGCTTTAATGCTTTCCGGATATTCCATACCTAGCTCTTCCAGTAATTCACCGCGCGGATCAGCTGGTGTATAAATATAGAACTTTGATAAATCTGTCGCGTTAAACATACCGAACGCTGCTTTTTTACCTTTGATTTCAGGGAATTCATTTGCTTTATCTTGAATTAATTTTTCTGTATCAGCGATTAATTGTTGACCTTCTTCTTCCATACCCATACCTTTTGCGTTGTATAGGATTTGGTCACGCCATGTAATAACCCACGGAGTTTCCGGATATGCAACAACCGGTGCAATCTCGCTTAACGTATCATACTCTTCTTGAGTAAGCCCTGAATATGCCGCTAAAATCACATCCGGATTTGAATCTGAAACTGCTTCAAAATCTATGCCATCTGTATCTTGGTAGATGTTCGGATTTTCCTCACCAAGCTCTTTTAATTTTTCTGCTGTCCATGGAAGCATACCGCTTTCATCCTGTACACCGTAGTTTGCTGCCGAAAACCCTACCGGTACAACACCTAAAGCAAGTGCTACATCATGGTTTGCCCATGAAACTGTTGCTACACGCTCCGGTTTTTCTT
This genomic window contains:
- a CDS encoding extracellular solute-binding protein yields the protein MKRFTWLSLILTALLLVLAACGDSEETTNDSTQGDSGTTEGTEENASGKLVIYTGRDENMVQGVIEKFNERYPDIEVEYMTMGAQQILERVRGEKANPQGDFWWGGTQSAMMVAANEDLLLQWDPSFVDSIDPLHKDEENRWVGEMLLPEVIMINSDVMSPEEGPQDWDDLLDPKWKDEILIRGVLASGTMRTIYSSMIFRQGADDPSKGYDWLMQLDANTKEYTQDPNALYLKLARQEGSISLWNLQDILLKKHTTDYTFDFIYPESGAPILVDAVGIVNNAKNEANAKLFMEFLFDQETMVELSKEYYQIPTRTDIAADAMPDWYKDLDLKPLDIDWQVMADKEAEWMEYWDTNIKGKGK
- a CDS encoding ABC transporter ATP-binding protein is translated as MKAVRINDVSKKFGDVVSVKDLELDIKSGEFFTFLGPSGCGKTTTLRMIAGFYYPSQGKIYFDNQDVTTLQPNKRNIGMVFQNYALFPHMTVNENIAFGLEIRKYDRKTIKEKVDRIRELVHLGPYGSRKINELSGGQQQRVALARALVIEPDILLLDEPLSNLDAKLREETRIEIKRIQSELGVTTIYVTHDQTEAMAMSDRIMVMEHGVVKQIGTPQEIYHRPNNRFVATFIGETNLLTMKVKSIEDNMITVTNDKGLELQGLTENLAAGLQVAIGDEIYVSVRPEAFESGPGENTVTGIVELIEFTGISVNYFIKWNDTTLKAMIISRGTAILQAGDMIELHIPKQNIYFLGE
- a CDS encoding ABC transporter permease yields the protein MSKKSVDTYEASWWSRLTQSRYFVYILISPLFLILFAYVIYPFYSTFIQSFAGDNQLANYQKFFSLESTANLEALWNSFYISIISVICCAVVGVMMAFLLERYDFPGRRLLSVLVLVPMALPPLVGVLSFTFLYGESGIFPRLFQQMFQLEDVPFALKGIWGVIVVHTFTMYTYFYLTASAAIKGLDPSLEEAATSLGASRIRVWRKIILPMLTPSLIASSLLVFMVSMASYTAPLMFGVERTMTMQIYLSRTNGNLDMAATQSTILSFVSITFLLIMRWYQNRRNYQNLSKGISVHRSEVSSKPLKYLAVTLSFIGTLILILPILVLILISFSKDGAWTIQILPTEYTLDHYKALFTDERTWRPIWNSLQMGFIATVGNIIFGVAAAYAMVRLSFKGKTALDILITIPWALPGTVVAVNLIAAFSTESVFTFNQVLIGSFWILPLAYFIRHLPLVFRSTSASLMQLDQSVEEASRSLGASWWYTFRRIVIPLTLSGVLAGTLLAFVQSIGEFVASILIYNTSTIPLSVAIFQKLYAFKFGTACAYGVLQIILILIVLIISERLSKGSAGSAI
- a CDS encoding GNAT family N-acetyltransferase, encoding MNIRILGYKDAEQYKHVRLHGLLHSPTSFSSSFEHENNYTVPEIEQRLRPQADIFTLGAFEENELIGIATFKRETGAKLNHKGVLVGLYVMPESRGKGVARDMIEELLRLLRENDGLEQLHLTVESTNEQAISLYESLGFKRFAKEERALKVEGSYYDQVWMVKEL
- a CDS encoding NAD(P)/FAD-dependent oxidoreductase; the encoded protein is MNDIYDVTIIGGGPSGLYSAFYAGLRELKTKIIEFQPTLGGKLHVYPEKIIWDIGGMPPTPAQQVIENLIKQGLTFKPTVCLNTKVDFITKKEDLFVIETGSGEKHYSKKVIVAVGGGIISPIKLHIEGAEKYEVSNLHYTIRGIQSFKDKSLLISGGGNSAIDWAKDLIGIAKQITVIYRGEKLSAHEAQIRHLQDNGVPIITNTQIKTLVANETKTKIEEVILENVVTKETSEIVVDDVLVNHGYDRDSSFSFDAALAPEKDQDYDYYYLTDGKGLTSVDGIYAVGDISKYDNKVYLITGTFQDAVNAINAIKISLEPAADQYAKVSSHNEVFEKRNRELMKDMLVNTDK
- a CDS encoding ABC transporter ATP-binding protein; translation: MKSTHTFQTENLVAGYDNKAILQGVSLAIPSNKISIIIGSNGCGKSTLLKTMARLIKPISGQVLLDDKSINKIPPKQLARVLGLLPQSPIVPEGITVADLVGRGRFPHQSFLKGWSTEDYEAVAEAMEMMNITELADSHIDELSGGQRQRVWIAMALAQQTDILFLDEPTTYLDITYQVEILDLLTDLNRKHGTTIVMVLHDINLSARYADYIFALYKGRLVSEGTPANVITSELIKEIFNLNCVVTQDPVSDSPSVVPIGRHHSKSGMLV
- a CDS encoding FecCD family ABC transporter permease, with product MMNETMKMIKTSRLKRKRRFILMTSLMAIISLVLCGLMLMLGNTIYPVQDVIKVLLGEQVKGASFAVNTIRFPRMVAGLFAGFAFGVGGYIFQTMLRNPLANPNVIGITTGSSAAAVFCIIVLNASNTVVSIAAVIGGLATAIFIYLLAKGTSFSIGRLILIGIGIQAMLTAFINYLMLIGDTHDIPAAMRWLSGSLNGAKLTNLYPLILIVCICTPILMYFAKRLEMLELGEQAATSLGINTNQTRVILIITSVLMIALATAATGPIAFISFLAGPIAKKLVGVGFSGLIPAGLIGVILVLAADLIGQFAFETRYPVGVITGIIGAPYLIYLLIRINRKGDL
- a CDS encoding FecCD family ABC transporter permease produces the protein MKSTSVLEKKQIMMPRNFIKVLLLLIILLGLCILASLVFGSRMIGWTDLLNGLFHSEAQSHEANVVRQRVVRTIFCLLCGAALGVSGALMQSVTRNPIADPSILGVNTGASLFVVCGIAFLNISSANQYIWLAIAGAFITAIFVFGIGSMGKGGATPLKLVLAGAATSAILSSLVVAIMIPRTNVMDQFRFWQVGSVGSGSWDTITLFIPFIAVGLFIAFITAPALNAMALGDDVATGLGVRTGTVRIAAALGGVLLCGAATALAGPIGFIGLLATHIVRLVVGPDLRYIIPMSALSGAIILTFSDVIGRVLGSPSELEVGIVTAFIGAPILILITMKAKMRAI
- a CDS encoding iron-siderophore ABC transporter substrate-binding protein; the encoded protein is MKTKKFYSLMTILFVAIGLLVVAGCSDKETSTEVNKSNETTGSSNSEDSATQYPIVIKHALGETVIEEKPERVATVSWANHDVALALGVVPVGFSAANYGVQDESGMLPWTAEKLKELGEENPNIYQDTDGIDFEAVSDSNPDVILAAYSGLTQEEYDTLSEIAPVVAYPETPWVITWRDQILYNAKGMGMEEEGQQLIADTEKLIQDKANEFPEIKGKKAAFGMFNATDLSKFYIYTPADPRGELLEELGMEYPESIKAQVQDESSFYIELSAENADALNDADILIAYGDDNTLAALQADPILGKVPAIKNGTVLIIPDNTPLAAAGNPNPLSIQYTIDEYVTLISEVAKKIK